The region CGTTTGATGAGGATATGCCGGCCTGCGAGGATTATGACCTCTGGTTGCGGGTGGGGCTTAAGTATCCTGTGGGGCTTTTGCGTGAACGGCTGACTGTAAAGCATGGAGGAAGGCCGGACCAGCTTTCCAACAGTGTCGGGTGTTTGGATTTATACAGAATATACGCTATAGCAAAGTTGCTATACAGTGGAAAACTGTCTGTAGAAGAACAGACCATGGCTGTTGAGGAGTTACAGCTCAAGGCTGGATTTTATGTTGGTGGATGTCGGAAAAGGGGACGTGAAGCACAGGCCGCGAGGATTGAAAGGCTGGTACAGGACATAGTTTTAGGAAAACAGGTTTCACCGGCTGAAATAATTGAAAAATAAAGTGGGCCGGGATATTTATAACCCCGGACCACTACCATAAATTTAAGCCATTATTTCTTTTTTGGTGAAGGCTTCGGCTTTGACCCTATCCAGCAGGCTGGCAAGGCAAGCCTTGACATTCTCACGGATATCGCCTGCAACGATTAGGAAGAGTACATCGTCACCTGGTTTGAAGACGCCTTCGTTGGCGTGTGTGACGATCTTGTATATCCCGGGGAATTTTTCATGTTCCTCACGGATCTGTTCAATTTTTTCATGATCGGCCTTGATTTCTATGCCGGTAACTTTTTCACGGGTACCCCGCGACCAGCCGCGGACAATACCATTATGGATCAGGATCATGCCCACATTATCGGCAAATTCCGGGTCCTGTTTAAGTTCTGCAATTTTTTTTGAAATGTCCATAATTCCTCCACAGGTAAGGAGTTTTTGTTTTGTATTCGATTTCAAGCTTATTGGAAAAATTACCG is a window of Maridesulfovibrio sp. DNA encoding:
- a CDS encoding molybdenum cofactor biosynthesis protein MoaE; amino-acid sequence: MDISKKIAELKQDPEFADNVGMILIHNGIVRGWSRGTREKVTGIEIKADHEKIEQIREEHEKFPGIYKIVTHANEGVFKPGDDVLFLIVAGDIRENVKACLASLLDRVKAEAFTKKEIMA